The following proteins are co-located in the Microplitis demolitor isolate Queensland-Clemson2020A chromosome 3, iyMicDemo2.1a, whole genome shotgun sequence genome:
- the LOC103572814 gene encoding uncharacterized protein LOC103572814: MRDDHEKSLEIVDVSKNEKLVYKVRPSLKKRKQKTRYKQVYSEKVSSLTVKLKSSDLLVTSSDENNYSHKAIVDQDDNKTSKRVSVDENKEMAFNQVTSKLKTGKNEIKTGRKVDLVINYEKVALSRTYFRPDRSKPSLLTVTQEASNPIFKFNDEDKNTNKTGVIPRNVKSYLM; the protein is encoded by the exons ATGAGAGATG atcatgAAAAATCTTTAGAGATAGTCGATGtcagtaaaaatgaaaaacttgtTTACAAGGTCAGACCGAGtctcaaaaaaagaaaacagaaGACTCGATACAAGCAG GTTTATTCTGAGAAAGTATCTTCCTTAACCGTCAAGTTGAAATCTAGCGATTTGTTAGTTACATCTagtgatgaaaataattactctCATAAAGCGATAGTTGATCAGGATG ATAATAAAACTTCGAAGAGAGTTAGCGTGgatgaaaataaagaaatggCCTTCAACCAAGTAACATCAAAACTCAAGACTGGCAAAAATGAAATCAAAACAGGAAGAAAGGTTGATCTGGTAATAAATTATGAGAAGGTAGCTCTTTCCAGAACCTATTTTAGACCTGATCGTAGCAAACCATCTTTGTTAACCGTCACACAGGAAGCTAGTAatccaatatttaaatttaatgatgaaGATAAGAACACAAATAAAACTGGAGTTATACCAAGGAATGTCAAGAGTTATCTAATGTGA